TTCTTCTCAACTTGAACATTCTCCCATAAAATCTAGCCTACTTAATCTCACTTTTCTCCCACAGAATACACAAATCAACACAATGGCAGCATGCCTGAAGCCACCTAGACTATCCAGCACAGAAGATGACTCTTTGATACTCTTTTCAACTTCTAATTCTCCTGAAGAGTCCAATAGTCCTTCTTCCTCTTTCTACCATTCACCACCAACATCACTTCATCAATTCAGAACTGCAAACAAACTTTCTGTGAGAAATCTCTCCTACACTTTGCTTCCTCACAAGACCACTCCCTTATCATTTTTCCACCTGACTCAAAACCCAAAGCCTGTAAACATACTCAAGTCAGTCTCTTTTGTTGCCAGAAGTTCTgaggttgttgctgttgttggtcCTAGTGGCACAGGAAAGTCTACCCTTCTGCGAATCATTTCCGGAAGGGTAAAAGATGAAGATTTTGATCCTAAAAGTGTCTCAATCAATGATCAGCCTATGACTAGTCCAGCTCAGTTGAGGAAGACATGTGGCTTTGTGGCACAAGTGGACAATTTGCTTCCCATGCTAACAGTCAAAGAAACTTTGATGTATAGTGCAAAGTTTAGGCTAAAAGAAATGACACCAAAGGATAGAGAGAGGAGGGTAGAAAGCTTGTTGCAAGAGCTAGGCCTTTTTCATGTTGCAAATAGTTTTGTTGGGGATGAAGAGAATAGAGGGATATCCGGTGGAGAGAGGAAAAGGGTGTCTATTGGAGTTGATATGATTCACAATCCTCCAATTTTGCTCCTAGATGAGCCAACATCAGGTCTAGACAGTACTTCAGCTTTGCAAGTCATAGAGCTTCTGTCATCAATTGCTAAAGCAAAGCAAAGGACAGTGGTTCTTTCAATCCACCAACCCAGCTATAGAATATTGCAGTATATTTCCAAGTTCTTGATCCTCTCTCATGGTTCAGTTGTTCATAATGGTAGCCTAGAACAGCTAGAGGAAACCATAAGTAAActgggatttcaaattccaacACAACTGAATGCTTTAGAGTTCTCCATGGAAATTATACGTGGGTTGGAAGGTTCTGATTCCAAATATGACACTTGCACCATTGAGGAAAAGGAGCCATTTCCAAACCTCATGTGGCCAGAGGAAGAAAACTGTGGAGTCCAAATTCTCCGATCACAATGTAACAAGGAAAGTTATGGCAGTCTTTGTTATGCAAACTTGATTGAGATATTGTTTCTCTGCTCAAGATTTTGGAAGATCATCTATAGAACAAAGCAGCTTTTCCTGGCCAGAACAATGCAAGCACTAGTTGGTGGCTTTGGGCTAGGAAGTGTTTACATAAAGATAAGAAGGGATGAAGGAGGAGCTGCTGAAAGGTTAGGTCTATTTGCATTTAGTCTTAGTTTTCTCCTCTCTTCTACAGTTGAAGCACTTTCAATATACCTTCAAGAGAGGATTGTTCTGATGAAAGAAGCCTCAAGGGGAGCCTATAGGATTTCCTCTTACATGATAGCCAACACATTTGTCTTCCTTCTATTCTTGTTTGTGGTATCTATACTTTTTGCTGTTCCTGTGTATTGGCTTGTAGGACTAAACCCTTCCCTTTCTGCCTTCACCTTCTTCACTTTAGTGGTTTGGCTCATTGTGCTCATGGCAAGTTCTTTGGTACTCTTCTTAAGTGCAGTATCTCCTGATTTCATTTCAGGTAACTCCCTCATCTGCACAGTTCTTGGagccttcttcctcttctctgGATACTTCATACCAAAGGAGAGCATCCCAAAGTATTGGCTTTTCATGTACTATGTGTCTCTCTATAGGTACCCTTTGGATGCACTCCTCACAAATGAGTATTGGAATGTTAGAAATGAGTGTTTCTCACATCAAATAGAGGGATCACAGTGTCTGATCACTGGATTTGATGTGTTGAAGAGTAGAGGACTCGAAAGGGATAACAGGTGGATGAATGTGGGAATAATGTTGGGATTCTTTGTGTTTTATCGTGTGCTTTGTTGGATAATACTTGCACGAAAGGTCTCCAAGACAACAATATAGCAAGAGTTCCAAAGACAACAATATAGCTTACATCAATTAGTTATTacttgaaaacaaaacattgGCTTCAAAGACTTCATTAGAGTTCACTGTTCACATAAAGTAGTGCACGTATGACAGAATAGGCCTTGTACTCAAAACCAatcactttcaagtttcaagcaCTGTTAGTTTTATGAAATGGTGAAATTCTATGCTACAAATTTATTCTAGGAATATGCGAATATATGTCTTCCCACTTCTCATAATCACATTATAGTTGTCCTCTTTCCTTTGTCTCTTGAAACGTGAAGGATGAAAATAACTACAAGGTTTTAATATGTTTACAATCCTTACGACAACAATGAAGAACTAAATCAAATCCTTAAACTTGGAAGGCCAGATGGATGAACGTTTGGGCCTAGCCAAATATTGGGCCGAATTGCTATCAAAACACAAATTAAttcattctctattttttttctgtagAAAAAACTTCAATAGTTGTACAAACATTAAATTTCCTGAAAACCTTTCTCACCAGTTTCTGGCACTCCTCTGCGGCAGAAGCCAACTCTCCCTACAATTCTTGTATCTTTCTGCCACACTCTTTCTTGTTTCGCTTCAGCTTCTGCTCCCAAAGGTGGCAAACCGAATCAGCATGAAAATACCACACATTATCTATGAAAACTGTGAACTTATTAAGCGAGCTATTACTATTAGGGGTTCACTTTACATGTACTAGACAGCAGTCAGAAGGAAACAAGGAGTTCACATCAGCAAGTCAAAAGAAATTGCAGTCATTAAGTCTGTGTAATCTGTATAAACATTTGGAATTCTCTGTTCTACCAAAGACTCCGCACTTACCTGGTTAATATCATATGATCTTTTAGGAGTATTGTCCGTATTCTCCAAACCATACTGCTCCTGAGCACCATAAACATCTCAAGTATAAATGAATGTACTTGAAAACTACTGGATTCAATGTAATAAAAAGAACAAGGTTAAAATTTTCTGAAGTACACACTATACTTTGAAACTGCATATTATCAAATAACAAACATGTACTCTTATCGGAGGAACCCTTGCTCAGTCTATCCTGAAATGAATAGTTGAATACAATAAACCATAAAATTTTCATCACACTCACAACAAATCAAACACAAATGATGCACAAATCAACATGAATGGTGTGAATGGTTTTTCATTGCAATTACTCTGCTCCACAAAGTGAGATAAAGgttagggattaaaaatatcaaagcgCAAAAGTAATCACGTTATCTGAGGTGTGTCAAAATCACAACTTAAGATTGATAAGGTGCAGAGAAAATCACAATACTCTGCTACACAAAGTGAGTTAAAGTATGAGAAAATCACAATTGAAGATTGCTAAGGTGCGGAGAAAATTGCAATATCTCTACTCCACAAAGTGAGATACAGGTTAGGGATTAAGAAAATCAAAGTGACCAAGCAAAAGTAATCATGCTATTGGAGGTGTGAGAAATCACGACTGAAGATTGCAAAGGTGCATTCAAAATTGTGATTGAAGATCAAAGAAGCATGAATTTGGACATGACACCGACACGGACACACACCTGATAAAAAACATGGGACATGTGAACACGGCGGGAACCTATCTATACGAAAAATATGATCAATATCAACAtgacaaatttaaatatgatcaaacacgacaataaaatttatttattcatatgaTAATAAATCTAAGAAAAAATACTAACTACTAAGAGGCATCAAGAGATATGTCATACGTCTAACAAAAAGTACTAACACCAAGAGGCATCAAGTCTAACAAAAAGTTTAAATACTAGTCTATTAAAGTCCTTGGTCATCATCATTGAAAAAGATAGCTTTTAAAACTGGTTCATCAAGAGATAAATTGACTATTTCAAGGATTCAATCGTCATCAAGTGAAAACCTATCTCATGCAATATCCCACATTCTAATTTCCTCTTCATTGTAGTTTGAGGAATTTCTTGAAATGAGACAAAGATTTCTATGAGCATATACAAGATCATTTGCTCTTTTAGGTGTTATCTTAATTCTTTTCAAACTATGTATGAAAATGTAGGTCTTCCAATTCCTTTCATAGCAAGAAGATGAAGATGGTTACCTAAGTAGCTTAAGGACAAACTCTTGAAGTGTTGGTGCATGAACACCACAAACAAGCCACCAAGATTTTGCATCCAATTCACCTCTATCCCTTAAAGAGTTAACATCATGAAAGCCTTCTCTTCCTCCAGAAAAATTTTGCAATCTCCAAATCGACTTGTCTCCTTACATCCACATCATCAAAGTATCTTCTTAAGCATTTCTTCCTTTCATCAGTATGTTCCACAACTTGATGTGGGGAAATGGATCTTCGCTTAGCTATTCATGACTATAATATctacaacattaaaaaaaatataaacataaattaatataaccCACAAAGAAatgcatgtaaaaaaatataatcataaattaatttaaggatATAAAGTATTACCTTGGATTTAAAGAATGTGTTAGACAATGAAGAGGTGTGTTgtaacaccctctaccccacacatatatgtactaataatagaAGGAATAAGAAtgcagaattaattaaaaattttaaaacacatttaaataaaagcattttaaaagggtaaaaggctcacattcacttttctaacatcataatagaacttgtacaaataaatattaaaattatttcagctcaaaacaaggtAGTCCAAAACACTAAAGAATAAACTAAAGACTCAGCATGcgaaacaaaatgataaaaactatATGTCGAGAACTTCATGCAATCTATCTTTAGTAATAAAAGAATAACTAGTTCTTCCACATGTCACCTCCTCTAAAAAcaaatagaagagaaaaaatctctaaaaaaaggaaaaacaaatgaaaaaaagttagagaggaaattaaacaaaattgagcaataattttttttattggttgtgACATGTGTTTTATAAAAGAccaaatttttctatttttatttaatataataatatataatagataaaagtaaattttacttttttttatatttgttaatgtaatataaactatcttgtaaatatgaacattataacttaaaatatagtattacacaaaaatgaatatttaataaaatacataaataataataataataataataataataataataataataataataataataataataataataataaaaagaaacgaaacatgaaaaaaaaaagaaaaaaaaagagaagaaaaaataatggaaaaaataCACTTTGTAACATATTGAacgagtgaataggcaatttagtccctcagattgtacccattttgcatattagtctctaacttaatattaaattcaaaatagtctctatctttgcataagtgttgcaaaatagtccttccgttaaattttaaagtaacgtcgttagtgaggtcaattttagtgtcacgtggactatccaacatagcactaaaggatgacgtggcatgacaCGTGGACGTGTCTCTTAAAAGATGCCacatcatttgatgataacaaaacgagtaaataggcaagttagtccctgactttgtacccctattgcatattagtccctaacttaatgaaaaattcaaaatagtccctatcttttgcataagtatTGCAAAATAATCCttctgttaaattttaaagtaacgctgttaatgaggtcaattttagtgccacatcatttgatgatgataaaatgagtggcttcttcaaatttgatggttctgaacc
This region of Glycine max cultivar Williams 82 chromosome 7, Glycine_max_v4.0, whole genome shotgun sequence genomic DNA includes:
- the LOC100777652 gene encoding ABC transporter G family member 23; this encodes MAACLKPPRLSSTEDDSLILFSTSNSPEESNSPSSSFYHSPPTSLHQFRTANKLSVRNLSYTLLPHKTTPLSFFHLTQNPKPVNILKSVSFVARSSEVVAVVGPSGTGKSTLLRIISGRVKDEDFDPKSVSINDQPMTSPAQLRKTCGFVAQVDNLLPMLTVKETLMYSAKFRLKEMTPKDRERRVESLLQELGLFHVANSFVGDEENRGISGGERKRVSIGVDMIHNPPILLLDEPTSGLDSTSALQVIELLSSIAKAKQRTVVLSIHQPSYRILQYISKFLILSHGSVVHNGSLEQLEETISKLGFQIPTQLNALEFSMEIIRGLEGSDSKYDTCTIEEKEPFPNLMWPEEENCGVQILRSQCNKESYGSLCYANLIEILFLCSRFWKIIYRTKQLFLARTMQALVGGFGLGSVYIKIRRDEGGAAERLGLFAFSLSFLLSSTVEALSIYLQERIVLMKEASRGAYRISSYMIANTFVFLLFLFVVSILFAVPVYWLVGLNPSLSAFTFFTLVVWLIVLMASSLVLFLSAVSPDFISGNSLICTVLGAFFLFSGYFIPKESIPKYWLFMYYVSLYRYPLDALLTNEYWNVRNECFSHQIEGSQCLITGFDVLKSRGLERDNRWMNVGIMLGFFVFYRVLCWIILARKVSKTTI